Proteins from a single region of Nitrososphaerota archaeon:
- a CDS encoding DUF190 domain-containing protein: MAEPRPPMKRMLKLTVRARSHDQFRGKGLADSLLALYVEHGIGGATVVQGVKGYGVRGAARFDVLGLSVNLPIIIETVGEYEKVQEVLAPVKKMVGTNGLITLEEVNAF; this comes from the coding sequence GTGGCCGAACCAAGGCCCCCGATGAAGCGGATGTTGAAACTCACCGTGAGAGCCCGATCACATGACCAGTTCAGAGGGAAAGGCTTGGCCGACTCACTCCTCGCGCTTTACGTGGAGCACGGCATAGGTGGTGCTACCGTGGTCCAGGGAGTCAAAGGTTACGGTGTCCGCGGCGCGGCTAGGTTTGACGTGCTCGGACTGTCAGTCAATCTCCCGATCATCATTGAGACTGTTGGCGAATACGAAAAAGTCCAAGAAGTGCTCGCGCCGGTCAAGAAGATGGTTGGAACCAACGGCCTGATCACCCTTGAGGAGGTCAACGCCTTCTGA
- a CDS encoding AAA family ATPase — MWTEKHRPRKLEEMVGNEEGKAKLALWLKKWKPGGRAALLVGPPGTGKTTTVHLVADDMGLQLVELNASDARTKDRLDKKLGEAISSTSLLGRTMVFLDEVDGLAGRADYGAIDFIKDAVKKSENPVVMAANDPDSDQVKKLGSAVTKIEFRRADLQVVRQRLEAIARLEGVDFGPGEIEELARVANGDLRAAINSLQVGVPARRDEELTASESINAFFDATDEGAALAALRAFPGQPREKVRDLFTSVVRSGIHEERKSEALDVLSRADILLGRMMRGKDWRLLRYLDPTLASELWRSLGDGGPKYTMDAVPWPLQLRIWNDFRRLKEIASAAGRRLAISQKGFLVEDMPFVIILCSDEGFRDSLVKSLNLDEGYGTFLAKEAARRTGR, encoded by the coding sequence TTGTGGACGGAGAAGCACCGGCCAAGGAAGCTCGAAGAGATGGTGGGGAACGAGGAAGGGAAAGCGAAGCTCGCTCTCTGGCTGAAGAAATGGAAGCCTGGCGGGAGGGCGGCGCTGCTGGTCGGCCCCCCCGGGACGGGCAAGACCACCACGGTCCATCTGGTAGCCGACGACATGGGGCTGCAGCTGGTGGAGCTGAACGCCAGCGACGCGAGGACCAAGGATAGGCTCGACAAGAAGCTGGGAGAGGCCATCTCCAGCACCAGCCTTCTGGGAAGGACCATGGTGTTCCTGGACGAGGTCGACGGCCTCGCCGGGAGGGCGGACTACGGCGCCATCGATTTCATCAAAGATGCCGTGAAGAAGAGCGAGAACCCAGTGGTCATGGCGGCCAACGACCCCGACTCTGACCAGGTGAAGAAGCTGGGGAGCGCCGTGACCAAGATCGAATTCAGGAGGGCCGATCTCCAGGTGGTCCGCCAGAGGCTGGAGGCGATAGCCCGTCTGGAGGGGGTCGACTTCGGTCCGGGCGAGATCGAGGAGCTGGCCAGGGTAGCGAACGGAGACCTGAGGGCCGCTATCAACTCCCTGCAGGTGGGGGTCCCGGCGCGGAGGGACGAGGAGCTCACGGCGTCTGAGTCGATTAACGCGTTCTTCGACGCGACCGACGAGGGGGCGGCCCTGGCCGCACTCAGGGCCTTTCCAGGTCAGCCGAGGGAGAAGGTCAGGGACCTGTTCACCTCGGTGGTCAGGTCAGGAATCCACGAGGAGAGGAAATCAGAGGCCCTCGACGTCTTATCTCGTGCAGACATTCTCCTGGGGAGGATGATGCGCGGGAAGGACTGGAGGCTTTTGCGATATCTGGACCCTACGCTCGCGTCAGAGCTCTGGAGGTCTCTCGGGGACGGGGGGCCCAAGTACACCATGGACGCCGTCCCCTGGCCTCTGCAGCTGAGAATCTGGAACGACTTCAGGAGGCTAAAAGAAATCGCGTCAGCCGCCGGCCGGAGGCTCGCGATCAGCCAGAAGGGGTTCCTGGTGGAGGACATGCCGTTCGTCATCATCCTCTGCTCCGATGAGGGTTTCCGTGATTCTCTTGTTAAGAGCCTGAACCTGGACGAGGGCTACGGCACGTTTCTGGCGAAGGAAGCGGCGAGGAGGACCGGGCGCTAG
- a CDS encoding helix-turn-helix domain-containing protein, protein MLRQITLQVKAENRLQDVAKENGVKLEVVDCKPFNGTGMSLLLELRGDARRVRAAVAGIRKTGGVRQAVEGEGQGNVYPLLVVLDKPAVCRASSDAAIVCLDCPLNFDGSPSSWRFIVRKTSDFRQVMSRLDKEGVDAKIEDVAPLERKATLTPRQKEIMAEAVARGYFEFPRRISLTGLSELVGVRPSTLSEILRSAERRIMATALGIPFQEDQASLRQLAP, encoded by the coding sequence ATGCTCAGGCAGATTACGCTTCAGGTCAAGGCCGAAAACAGGCTACAGGATGTGGCGAAGGAGAACGGGGTGAAGCTTGAGGTCGTAGACTGCAAACCGTTCAACGGGACGGGCATGTCTCTTCTCCTCGAGCTGCGCGGGGACGCCAGAAGGGTCAGGGCCGCCGTCGCGGGGATCCGCAAGACGGGAGGGGTCAGGCAGGCTGTGGAGGGGGAAGGACAGGGGAACGTGTACCCGCTCCTCGTGGTCCTAGACAAACCTGCGGTCTGTCGTGCGTCAAGCGACGCCGCAATAGTGTGCCTCGACTGCCCCCTGAACTTCGATGGGAGCCCGTCCTCGTGGAGGTTCATCGTCAGGAAGACGAGCGACTTCCGTCAGGTCATGTCGAGGCTGGACAAAGAAGGGGTCGATGCGAAGATAGAGGACGTGGCACCGCTCGAAAGGAAGGCCACGCTCACCCCGAGGCAGAAGGAGATCATGGCTGAAGCCGTGGCGCGAGGCTACTTCGAGTTTCCTAGGCGGATCAGTCTTACGGGACTGAGCGAGCTCGTGGGGGTGAGGCCTTCCACTCTGAGCGAGATACTCAGGAGCGCAGAGCGGAGGATTATGGCCACCGCCCTCGGAATCCCGTTCCAGGAAGACCAGGCATCCCTGAGGCAGCTGGCGCCCTGA
- the mtnA gene encoding S-methyl-5-thioribose-1-phosphate isomerase, with product MADFFTLRTVTWEGDRIKMVDQTALPSKLTYVRYSTPEQVASAIRTMVVRGAPAIGVAAAMGVALAARRSKASRLPDLLRDMESSASLLKSTRPTAVNLFWGVDRVMEKARAAPTVGRAREDVSSEVMKMEDEDVRVNREMGRRGAELIHDGDTILTQCNAGALATVGYGTALGVVRAAVEQGKLVKVIVPETRPALQGARLTAFELTHDGIPCTLISDTAVGHMLSLGRVDRVVVGADRITRDGYVFNKIGTYQEAVLAKRHGVPFHPAAPASTFDLVRAHDQVTIEERAADEVVRIRGRRIAPKGIPVANPAFDMTPPDLVTSMITERGILEPPFANSIAAMA from the coding sequence ATGGCTGACTTCTTCACCCTCAGGACGGTGACCTGGGAGGGGGACCGCATCAAGATGGTCGACCAGACGGCCCTTCCATCCAAGTTGACCTATGTACGATACTCCACCCCGGAGCAGGTCGCTTCGGCGATAAGGACGATGGTGGTCAGAGGCGCACCGGCTATTGGAGTGGCCGCGGCCATGGGGGTGGCCCTTGCCGCCCGCCGCTCGAAGGCCTCCCGCCTCCCGGACCTCCTGCGGGACATGGAGTCCAGCGCGTCCCTGCTGAAGTCTACGAGGCCCACCGCCGTGAACCTGTTCTGGGGGGTCGACCGGGTCATGGAGAAGGCCAGGGCCGCGCCTACTGTGGGACGCGCAAGGGAGGACGTGTCCTCCGAGGTGATGAAGATGGAGGATGAAGACGTCAGGGTCAACAGGGAGATGGGCCGGCGGGGAGCGGAGCTAATACATGACGGGGACACAATACTCACCCAGTGCAATGCAGGCGCGCTCGCAACAGTCGGGTACGGCACCGCGCTGGGGGTGGTCAGGGCAGCGGTGGAGCAGGGGAAGCTCGTCAAGGTCATAGTCCCGGAGACCCGCCCCGCGCTGCAGGGGGCGAGGCTCACCGCATTCGAGCTCACACACGACGGGATACCCTGCACGCTGATTTCAGACACCGCCGTCGGCCATATGCTCAGCCTAGGGCGCGTGGATAGGGTCGTGGTCGGAGCAGACAGGATTACCAGGGACGGATACGTCTTCAACAAGATCGGGACCTACCAGGAGGCCGTGCTGGCGAAGAGACACGGCGTCCCCTTCCATCCTGCCGCGCCCGCGTCCACATTCGACCTGGTCCGGGCGCACGACCAAGTCACCATCGAAGAGAGGGCGGCTGACGAGGTCGTCCGAATAAGGGGGCGGCGCATAGCTCCCAAAGGAATCCCGGTGGCCAACCCCGCCTTCGACATGACACCTCCCGACCTGGTCACTTCCATGATAACAGAGAGGGGAATCCTCGAGCCTCCCTTCGCGAACAGCATCGCTGCCATGGCTTAA
- a CDS encoding winged helix-turn-helix transcriptional regulator, whose protein sequence is MLELEELMSSYGRAKVLTVMLETGELNVSEITRRSGLSHGAAVRHLEFLTKSGLITEKRFNRIRIFRVDPENPLTGALSRFYADWKESGGTAAAALPS, encoded by the coding sequence ATGTTAGAGCTTGAGGAGCTGATGTCCTCCTACGGGAGGGCGAAGGTACTCACCGTGATGCTGGAGACCGGGGAACTCAACGTCTCCGAAATCACGCGGAGGTCGGGCCTGTCTCACGGCGCCGCCGTGCGGCACTTGGAGTTCCTAACCAAGTCGGGGCTCATCACGGAGAAGCGCTTCAACAGGATAAGGATATTCCGGGTGGACCCCGAGAACCCACTGACGGGCGCCCTTTCGAGGTTCTACGCAGACTGGAAGGAGTCGGGAGGGACGGCCGCTGCCGCGCTCCCCAGCTAG
- the endA gene encoding tRNA-intron lyase: MTSERSGVHKRVSGFSPNHLQIESGRVRVPLQEEHTGGAEVRPFEGVIRDRGVKIIDKERFGELEESGYGTREGDVLALRDYEALYLLYSKKLLLQGERGDVSFEELAELSQKKERDSWTKFVIYRDLRSRGYTVREGFGFGTDLRVYERGDYPKKPAKYVVFALDEGIEKGMYDLQKSVREMAKMGKEAIIAVIERRGEVIYYKVSRARF, from the coding sequence ATGACCTCCGAACGGAGCGGAGTGCACAAAAGGGTTTCCGGTTTCTCCCCCAATCACCTTCAAATAGAGTCAGGGCGTGTCCGGGTTCCGTTGCAGGAGGAGCACACAGGAGGAGCCGAAGTCCGACCCTTCGAGGGAGTCATCAGGGACAGAGGGGTGAAGATAATAGACAAGGAGAGGTTTGGAGAGCTGGAAGAGTCGGGATACGGCACTCGGGAAGGGGATGTGCTCGCCCTGAGAGATTACGAAGCGTTGTATCTCCTCTATTCGAAGAAGCTGCTCCTGCAGGGGGAGCGGGGCGACGTGAGCTTCGAAGAGCTCGCGGAGCTCTCACAGAAGAAGGAGCGAGACTCGTGGACGAAGTTCGTGATATACAGGGACCTCAGGAGCCGTGGGTACACCGTGAGGGAAGGGTTCGGGTTCGGGACTGATCTCAGGGTGTACGAGCGCGGAGACTACCCCAAGAAGCCGGCGAAGTACGTCGTCTTCGCTCTGGACGAAGGGATAGAGAAGGGGATGTATGACCTCCAGAAGTCGGTCAGGGAGATGGCCAAGATGGGGAAGGAGGCCATCATCGCCGTGATTGAAAGGAGAGGGGAGGTCATCTACTACAAGGTGAGCAGGGCAAGGTTCTGA
- a CDS encoding chloride channel protein produces the protein MSGSPIGTRINRVLQQGYLAKWVVVGLLIGSIAGVGAVGFYIAIELVNNLMLGGITGFFPPNPAGEAAAPLTVHPNFLLIPISTIIGGAIAGFIVYRFAPEAEGHGTDEAIAAFHRRDGKIRRRIPLVKAAASAFTIGSGGSGGREGPTAQIAAGFGSFIGDLLKLPVKDKRIAVAVGIGAGIGSIFKSPFGGAILSGEILYSGGDFEVEALIPSFIASPVGYIIFASYTGFTPIFGSGLTYSFSDPRSLLIYAALGIVCGLVGRLHTYTFYSVKDLFARFPVTRYARPMIGAAVTGIIAVFFPQVVGLGYGFLQIMIDGNLSQISANYLALPLLAVLVAVILLKITATAFTVGSGGSAGVFAPSLVIGGFVGAAFWIVMNGLLPGWIPTPAPLVVVGMIALFGGVGRVPIAVMLMVSEMTGTLNLLPPAMVAVVAAYFITTPKFTIYRSQVLRRSDSPAHRGEYNVPLLTKIFVSDAMNHSVFTLSPTDTVASAYQVVVEKGYRGIPIVEADKVIGIVTVSDLQRIPREQMGGTPVKDVMTQNVMVAHSDDSLLTVLEMMTNHGVGRLPVVSGESERLVGIITRTDVIRAYERAVMLMSKSEPT, from the coding sequence TTGAGCGGTTCCCCCATCGGTACGAGAATCAACCGGGTACTCCAACAGGGCTACCTTGCGAAATGGGTGGTAGTCGGCCTCCTGATCGGGAGCATCGCAGGAGTGGGGGCCGTCGGGTTCTACATCGCCATAGAACTCGTGAACAACCTGATGCTGGGAGGGATTACGGGGTTCTTTCCGCCAAACCCCGCCGGTGAGGCGGCTGCCCCGCTCACGGTACACCCCAACTTCCTCCTCATCCCGATTTCTACGATCATAGGGGGGGCGATTGCGGGATTCATAGTCTACCGCTTCGCCCCCGAGGCAGAAGGCCACGGGACTGACGAAGCGATCGCCGCATTTCACAGGCGGGACGGGAAGATCAGGAGAAGGATTCCGCTGGTGAAGGCGGCTGCCTCGGCGTTCACCATCGGGTCCGGAGGGAGCGGCGGAAGGGAAGGGCCGACCGCACAGATCGCCGCCGGTTTCGGGTCATTCATCGGTGACCTGCTCAAGCTCCCGGTCAAGGACAAACGGATAGCAGTAGCTGTGGGAATCGGGGCAGGGATAGGGTCGATCTTCAAGTCCCCCTTCGGCGGCGCCATCCTTTCAGGAGAGATACTGTACAGCGGAGGGGACTTCGAAGTGGAGGCCCTGATTCCGTCGTTCATCGCTTCCCCCGTCGGATACATAATATTCGCGTCCTACACAGGGTTCACTCCCATATTCGGCTCCGGACTGACCTACTCGTTCAGCGACCCTAGGAGCCTCCTGATCTATGCCGCACTCGGGATCGTCTGTGGGCTCGTGGGACGGCTCCACACGTACACGTTCTACTCGGTCAAGGACCTCTTCGCCCGGTTCCCCGTCACCAGGTATGCTAGACCCATGATAGGGGCGGCAGTCACTGGCATTATCGCGGTTTTCTTCCCCCAGGTGGTCGGCCTCGGCTACGGCTTCCTCCAGATCATGATCGACGGCAACCTTTCGCAGATAAGCGCCAACTACCTCGCCCTCCCCCTCCTGGCCGTCCTGGTCGCGGTAATCCTTCTGAAGATAACGGCCACGGCGTTCACCGTGGGTTCCGGAGGGAGCGCGGGCGTGTTCGCACCTTCGCTCGTGATAGGGGGGTTCGTCGGTGCCGCTTTCTGGATCGTCATGAATGGGCTCCTCCCCGGATGGATACCTACCCCTGCACCGCTGGTCGTGGTCGGGATGATAGCCCTCTTCGGGGGGGTGGGCCGCGTCCCCATTGCCGTGATGCTGATGGTCAGCGAGATGACTGGGACCCTGAACTTGCTCCCGCCAGCGATGGTCGCCGTAGTCGCCGCCTACTTCATCACGACGCCGAAGTTCACCATCTACAGGAGCCAGGTCCTCAGAAGGTCGGACTCCCCGGCGCACAGAGGGGAGTACAACGTCCCACTCCTGACCAAGATCTTCGTATCAGACGCCATGAACCACTCGGTCTTCACCCTCTCCCCGACCGACACGGTGGCCTCCGCCTACCAGGTGGTGGTGGAAAAGGGATACCGGGGGATTCCGATAGTCGAAGCCGACAAGGTGATCGGAATCGTGACCGTTAGCGACCTTCAGAGGATACCTCGGGAGCAGATGGGGGGCACACCGGTGAAGGATGTGATGACCCAGAACGTCATGGTCGCCCATTCTGACGACTCTCTGCTCACCGTACTGGAGATGATGACAAACCATGGGGTGGGCCGGCTCCCAGTCGTATCAGGGGAATCAGAGAGGCTTGTGGGCATCATAACTAGGACCGACGTGATACGGGCATATGAAAGGGCGGTGATGCTGATGTCGAAGTCGGAGCCCACATGA
- a CDS encoding geranylgeranylglycerol-phosphate geranylgeranyltransferase, with translation MNARGALDLVRPVNCAMIGFAVIIGAFVSKPPTILVAQLALGFLTGFFICAYSMVVNDVYDVEVDRINRPERPIPSGRVTVQEADRLSVAALAAGMACSILSLNPLAVAVAAVYAALSWVYNSRAKKSGLPGNIIVASSLAIPFIYGGAVAGGAVAGSLLLLMALTAFFSGVGREVVKAMADVEGDARRDVDSVARRRGLGFASRVGAGFFSLAVLTSWVPLLTGLANEVYTLGVVAPDVIFVYLAAAILVRGDPANAYRVKNIALAGMTVGLLVFIGGAL, from the coding sequence ATGAACGCCAGAGGGGCGCTTGACCTGGTCAGGCCGGTCAACTGCGCCATGATCGGGTTCGCGGTGATCATCGGGGCGTTCGTGTCCAAGCCGCCGACCATCCTGGTCGCACAGCTGGCGCTGGGGTTCCTGACCGGGTTTTTCATCTGCGCCTATTCGATGGTGGTCAACGACGTATATGACGTGGAGGTCGACAGGATTAACAGGCCCGAGAGGCCGATTCCCAGCGGAAGGGTCACCGTCCAAGAGGCAGACAGGCTCTCCGTCGCCGCCCTTGCGGCGGGTATGGCGTGCTCCATACTTTCGCTCAACCCGCTAGCAGTAGCGGTTGCAGCAGTCTACGCCGCGCTGTCGTGGGTTTACAACAGCCGGGCCAAAAAGTCGGGGCTTCCGGGGAACATCATAGTGGCTTCGTCCCTCGCAATCCCATTCATCTACGGAGGGGCCGTCGCGGGAGGCGCCGTCGCCGGCTCCCTACTCCTACTCATGGCTCTCACCGCCTTCTTCTCCGGGGTAGGGAGGGAGGTCGTCAAGGCCATGGCGGATGTCGAGGGGGATGCCCGCAGGGACGTCGACTCCGTCGCCAGGAGGAGGGGGCTCGGCTTCGCTTCGCGCGTCGGGGCGGGGTTCTTCTCCCTAGCCGTGCTTACGAGCTGGGTCCCGCTCCTGACCGGGCTCGCCAACGAGGTCTACACCCTGGGCGTGGTCGCACCAGACGTGATTTTCGTCTATCTCGCGGCTGCCATCCTAGTGCGCGGAGACCCGGCTAACGCGTACAGGGTCAAGAACATAGCCCTGGCCGGAATGACGGTCGGGCTGCTTGTCTTCATCGGAGGGGCGCTCTAG
- a CDS encoding DEAD/DEAH box helicase, translating into MRLEEVNVPDELLQYIRGKGIIELYPPQEQAILAGLLEGKSLVVSSPTASGKTLLALMAAYLKAKVQRKKVVYLAPLRALASEKYAEFSEFSAFGLRTTISTGDYDSSGESLGKADIIVLTNERFDSVMRHRVGWINSVGLFIADEVHLAGSDHRGPTLEMILTKVLHLGLDAQVLALSATISNAGTVASWLRAASVELNWRPVPLREGVYDYGRVVFADGEEAPIPRSTYGPPIDVAMDTLRGGGQALIFASTRRRAVSLATRAAELTQRSLTQEERKAASEASRKILASGEETSLSRLLAEVVAKGSAFHHAGLEAEHRRIVEEYYRARAIKVLAATPTLAAGVNLPARRVVIADMTRYDAEHGGNAEISILDYRQMAGRAGRPQYDDHGETVMVPPPSQPAADFLEHYTRGPPEPIRSKLAGEPAMRSHSLATIATWRGVSKADLDSLFRKTLLAIQIEEGDLTKLTERALGYLLSERLVESRGGLFYATDFGMLVSVLYVDPATAVLFRDSVKRAEPGKDHTAGLLDLVASTPDFEPKFPLRTKDYDLAIAFMEEHGPEMLKRHTAREFADYDRALQDMRSVMALHGWIDEWREEQLLDRLGIEPGDMHRAVDNAEWLLHALGELSKLFKLPDMVRQADLLRKRVASGVSEELVELTALSGIGRVRARALFTAGFRTLEDLKEAPAEKLAAVDKVGASMARKIKERVSRR; encoded by the coding sequence TTGAGGCTAGAAGAGGTGAACGTTCCCGACGAGCTCCTCCAGTACATCCGGGGAAAGGGGATTATCGAGCTCTACCCCCCTCAGGAGCAGGCGATTCTCGCAGGGCTCCTCGAAGGCAAGAGTTTGGTGGTATCATCCCCCACGGCCTCCGGGAAGACATTGCTCGCCCTGATGGCCGCGTATCTGAAGGCAAAGGTGCAGCGGAAGAAAGTGGTGTATCTCGCCCCGCTGAGAGCGCTGGCGTCAGAAAAGTATGCGGAGTTCTCCGAATTCTCGGCGTTCGGCCTCAGGACCACGATTTCGACGGGAGACTACGACTCGTCGGGAGAGTCGCTGGGAAAGGCAGACATCATCGTCTTGACGAACGAGCGCTTTGACTCGGTGATGCGGCATCGGGTCGGTTGGATTAACAGTGTCGGACTCTTCATAGCGGACGAGGTTCACCTCGCGGGGAGCGACCACCGGGGGCCAACCCTGGAAATGATTCTGACAAAGGTGCTCCACTTGGGGCTCGACGCGCAGGTGCTCGCCCTCTCAGCTACCATCAGCAACGCGGGGACCGTCGCGTCGTGGCTCAGGGCTGCCTCCGTGGAGCTGAACTGGAGGCCTGTCCCTCTCAGGGAGGGCGTGTACGACTATGGGAGGGTGGTCTTCGCTGACGGTGAAGAGGCCCCCATCCCCCGGTCCACCTACGGCCCGCCCATCGACGTGGCGATGGACACCCTCAGAGGAGGAGGCCAGGCGCTCATCTTCGCCAGCACTAGGAGGAGGGCAGTCAGCCTGGCTACAAGGGCGGCGGAGCTGACGCAGAGGAGCCTTACCCAGGAGGAAAGGAAGGCAGCGTCCGAGGCATCTAGGAAGATCCTAGCTTCGGGGGAGGAGACGAGCCTCAGCAGACTGCTTGCGGAGGTGGTGGCGAAGGGTTCCGCCTTCCATCACGCCGGGCTAGAGGCCGAGCACAGAAGGATTGTGGAAGAATACTACCGCGCCAGGGCGATAAAGGTCCTCGCGGCCACTCCGACGCTCGCTGCCGGAGTCAACCTCCCGGCGAGGCGGGTTGTGATAGCAGACATGACGCGCTACGATGCGGAACACGGAGGGAACGCGGAGATCTCCATCCTGGACTACAGGCAGATGGCCGGGAGGGCGGGGCGCCCCCAGTACGACGACCACGGCGAAACCGTGATGGTACCTCCTCCCTCCCAGCCGGCCGCTGACTTCCTGGAGCACTACACCAGGGGACCTCCGGAACCCATCAGATCGAAGCTTGCGGGCGAGCCCGCGATGCGCTCACATAGTCTGGCGACAATCGCCACGTGGAGGGGGGTCTCCAAGGCGGACCTCGACAGCCTGTTCCGTAAGACTCTGCTCGCCATCCAGATAGAGGAAGGCGACCTGACGAAGCTTACAGAAAGGGCACTCGGGTACCTCCTGTCAGAGCGTCTGGTGGAGTCTCGCGGGGGGCTCTTCTACGCGACGGATTTCGGTATGTTGGTCTCTGTGCTCTATGTCGACCCGGCCACAGCCGTCCTGTTCAGGGACTCGGTGAAGCGGGCGGAGCCTGGGAAGGACCACACAGCAGGGCTGCTCGACCTCGTTGCCTCGACCCCCGACTTCGAGCCTAAGTTCCCCCTCAGGACTAAGGACTACGACCTCGCCATCGCATTCATGGAAGAGCACGGTCCCGAGATGCTGAAGAGGCACACCGCCAGGGAGTTCGCCGACTACGACCGGGCTCTGCAGGACATGAGGAGCGTGATGGCCCTCCACGGGTGGATCGACGAATGGCGCGAAGAACAGCTGCTCGACAGGCTCGGGATAGAGCCTGGAGACATGCACAGGGCCGTCGACAACGCCGAGTGGCTGCTCCATGCCCTGGGCGAGCTGTCCAAGCTCTTCAAGCTCCCTGACATGGTGAGGCAAGCAGACCTGCTCAGGAAGAGGGTCGCGAGCGGGGTGTCAGAGGAGCTGGTAGAGCTGACGGCCCTGAGCGGGATCGGGAGAGTCAGGGCGCGGGCCCTTTTCACGGCCGGGTTCAGGACGCTGGAAGACCTCAAGGAGGCCCCCGCGGAGAAGCTGGCGGCCGTGGACAAGGTCGGCGCCTCCATGGCCAGGAAGATCAAGGAGCGGGTGTCGAGACGGTGA
- a CDS encoding TIGR04053 family radical SAM/SPASM domain-containing protein, translating into MPFSERPVLVFWETTKACPLSCVHCRASAILGPVPGELTTEEGTRVIDQVKSFGGRPPVLVFTGGDPLMRRDLPRLLAYARDSGVPFAVSPAVSRNLTDDFLTGLRDVGASSISISLDGARPATHDSIRRVDGTFELTLERIKAAIKLGVNVQVNTAVMKANLRELPEMLDLVKGLGVKIWELFFLIQVGRGSGVADLTPSEYETACNLAYDASRLGMVVRCVEAPFIRRVASRRRAEGEYWHEEAYLEMKEGLDGAGGELAASTLGPRGTLDGDGIIFVAHDGTISPGGLLPVPLGNVKKDDLAAVYRTDPLLQKIRGREFSGPCGRCAFSDVCGGSRARSYAWSGDPLGSDPACFLAGSSF; encoded by the coding sequence ATGCCATTTTCCGAGAGGCCGGTGTTGGTCTTCTGGGAGACAACCAAGGCGTGCCCCCTCTCATGCGTTCACTGCAGGGCGTCGGCGATCCTCGGGCCGGTCCCCGGAGAGTTGACCACCGAGGAGGGGACGCGCGTGATCGACCAGGTCAAGTCCTTCGGCGGCCGGCCCCCTGTCCTGGTCTTCACAGGGGGGGACCCGTTGATGCGGAGGGACCTCCCCAGGCTGTTGGCGTACGCCAGGGACTCCGGGGTGCCGTTCGCGGTCTCCCCGGCTGTGAGCAGGAACCTCACCGACGATTTCCTGACCGGCCTTCGCGACGTGGGGGCGTCGTCCATCTCCATCAGCCTGGACGGCGCGCGCCCCGCGACCCACGACTCGATAAGGCGGGTCGACGGGACCTTCGAGTTGACCCTCGAGAGGATTAAGGCAGCGATAAAGCTCGGGGTGAACGTCCAGGTCAACACCGCAGTCATGAAGGCGAACCTCCGCGAGCTCCCCGAGATGCTCGACCTGGTCAAGGGACTGGGGGTGAAGATATGGGAGCTGTTCTTCCTGATTCAAGTGGGGAGGGGATCCGGCGTCGCTGACCTGACCCCTTCGGAGTACGAGACCGCCTGCAATCTCGCCTACGACGCTTCGCGGCTGGGGATGGTCGTCAGATGCGTCGAAGCGCCTTTCATCAGAAGGGTTGCGAGCAGGAGGAGAGCGGAGGGCGAGTATTGGCACGAGGAGGCCTATCTGGAGATGAAAGAGGGACTCGACGGCGCCGGAGGCGAGCTCGCGGCCTCGACCCTCGGTCCGAGGGGGACGCTGGACGGGGACGGGATCATCTTCGTCGCTCACGATGGGACCATCAGCCCCGGGGGCCTGCTCCCGGTGCCCCTCGGTAACGTGAAGAAGGACGACCTAGCTGCCGTCTACAGGACGGACCCGCTCCTGCAGAAGATACGGGGAAGGGAGTTCAGCGGCCCATGCGGTCGCTGCGCCTTCTCCGATGTCTGCGGCGGGAGCAGGGCCAGATCCTACGCTTGGAGCGGAGACCCCCTCGGCTCGGACCCGGCATGCTTCCTCGCGGGCTCTTCCTTCTGA
- a CDS encoding CrcB family protein: MNLRYDLLYVAVGAVVGATLRYAITSRSMFWGNLPLSVLTVNVIGSLALGVVMAAVQKLGLGGGFVLLLGIGFCGSFTTMSSLAFESANLMDTGMLITAAADMGLNLGLSVLSIFLGRAVVLLIAGGG; this comes from the coding sequence TTGAATCTGAGATACGATTTGCTTTACGTGGCGGTGGGAGCTGTGGTCGGCGCTACGCTACGCTATGCCATCACGAGCAGAAGTATGTTCTGGGGAAACCTACCACTATCCGTGCTAACCGTGAACGTCATCGGAAGCCTTGCACTGGGCGTCGTCATGGCTGCGGTCCAGAAGCTTGGCCTGGGCGGCGGTTTCGTGCTCTTGCTTGGCATAGGGTTCTGCGGCTCTTTCACCACCATGTCCTCGCTGGCCTTCGAGTCTGCAAACCTTATGGACACGGGGATGCTCATCACGGCAGCCGCCGACATGGGGTTGAACCTGGGACTTTCGGTCTTGTCGATATTCCTTGGGAGGGCAGTGGTTCTGCTGATCGCGGGAGGCGGCTAG